A region of Streptomyces paludis DNA encodes the following proteins:
- a CDS encoding ATP-binding protein, with the protein MATVELRFSAQPEHVRTARLVAAAVARRAGVDEAVLDEVRLAVGEACSRAVGLHRGHGITDPVRVVLTEEEKTFSIEVGDGVPGSGGSAGGSGDGTAAGDSHESDAEGEDEMGLAVISGLVDDVEVTSGDDGGVIRMSWPTASAATTPP; encoded by the coding sequence ATGGCCACCGTTGAACTCCGCTTCAGCGCCCAGCCCGAGCACGTCAGAACGGCCCGTCTGGTGGCCGCTGCCGTGGCTCGTCGCGCGGGCGTCGACGAGGCTGTGTTGGACGAGGTCAGACTCGCGGTCGGTGAGGCGTGCAGCCGGGCGGTCGGGCTGCACCGCGGCCATGGCATCACCGACCCGGTGAGAGTCGTGCTGACCGAGGAGGAGAAGACTTTCTCCATCGAGGTCGGCGACGGGGTGCCCGGCTCGGGCGGCTCCGCCGGCGGGTCCGGCGACGGTACGGCCGCGGGCGACTCCCACGAGAGCGACGCCGAGGGCGAGGACGAGATGGGCCTCGCCGTCATCAGCGGGCTCGTCGACGACGTGGAGGTCACGTCCGGCGACGACGGCGGGGTCATCCGGATGAGCTGGCCCACCGCGTCGGCCGCCACCACCCCGCCCTGA
- a CDS encoding sodium-translocating pyrophosphatase, translating into MTPVLTDDNRLIVIVIAAVALAALFVAQLLVRQVLAADEGTASMKEIAAAVQEGANAYLARQLRTVGVFAVVVFFLLMLLPADNWSQRAGRSLFFLVGAVFSAATGYIGMRLAVRSNVRVAAAAREATPAEGEPAKDPTEVSHRAMKIAFRTGGVVGMITVGLGLLGVCCVVLVYAADAPKVLEGFGLGAALIAMFMRVGGGIFTKAADVGADLVGKVEQGIPEDDPRNAATIADNVGDNVGDCAGMAADLFESYAVTLVAALILGKAAFGDFGLAFPLIVPAIGVITAMIGIFAVTPRRTDRSGMSAINRGFFLSAVISLVLVAVASYVYLPATYAELNGVTDRAILDHDGDPRLLALLAVAIGIVLAALIQQLTGYFTETTRRPVRDIGDSALTGPATVVLAGIAIGLESAVYTALLIGLAVYGAFLLGGASITLALFAVALAGTGLLTTVGVIVAMDTFGPVSDNAQGIAEMSGDVTGAGAQVLTELDAVGNTTKAITKGIAIATAVLAAAALFGSYRDAIATAVADAGARAGELTLSMDISQPNNLVGLILGSAVVFLFSGLAINAVSRSAGSVVYEVRRQFREHPGIMDYTEKPEYGRVVDICTKDALRELATPGLLAVLTPILVGFTLGVGALGSFLAGAIATGTLMAVFLANSGGAWDNAKKLVEDGHHGGKGSDAHAATVIGDTVGDPFKDTAGPAINPLLKVMNLVALLIAPAIVHFSYGTTAGAGVRALVAVLALLVIVGAVYASKRRPLARESVD; encoded by the coding sequence ATGACTCCGGTACTCACGGACGACAACCGGCTGATCGTGATCGTCATCGCGGCCGTCGCACTGGCGGCCCTGTTCGTCGCTCAACTGCTGGTGCGCCAGGTGCTGGCCGCCGACGAGGGCACCGCTTCCATGAAAGAGATCGCGGCCGCTGTACAGGAAGGCGCGAATGCCTATCTGGCACGGCAGTTGCGTACCGTCGGCGTATTCGCCGTTGTGGTCTTCTTTCTGCTGATGCTGTTACCGGCGGACAACTGGTCGCAGCGCGCGGGACGTTCGCTGTTCTTCCTGGTGGGTGCGGTCTTCTCGGCGGCCACCGGGTACATCGGCATGCGTCTCGCCGTACGGAGCAATGTGCGGGTCGCCGCCGCCGCGCGGGAGGCGACTCCGGCCGAGGGCGAGCCGGCGAAGGATCCGACGGAGGTCTCCCACCGGGCGATGAAGATCGCCTTCCGCACGGGCGGTGTGGTGGGCATGATCACGGTCGGCCTCGGACTGCTGGGCGTCTGCTGCGTGGTCCTCGTCTACGCCGCCGACGCCCCCAAGGTCCTGGAGGGGTTCGGCCTCGGCGCCGCGCTCATCGCCATGTTCATGAGGGTCGGCGGCGGTATCTTCACCAAGGCCGCCGATGTCGGCGCCGACCTGGTCGGCAAGGTCGAACAGGGCATCCCGGAGGACGATCCGCGCAACGCCGCCACCATCGCGGACAACGTGGGCGACAACGTCGGCGACTGCGCGGGCATGGCCGCCGACCTCTTCGAGTCGTACGCCGTGACGCTCGTCGCCGCGCTCATCCTGGGCAAGGCGGCGTTCGGGGACTTCGGTCTGGCCTTCCCGCTGATCGTGCCCGCGATCGGGGTGATCACCGCCATGATCGGCATCTTCGCCGTCACCCCGCGCCGTACCGACCGCAGCGGGATGAGCGCCATCAACCGCGGGTTCTTCCTCTCCGCGGTGATCTCGCTCGTGCTGGTGGCCGTCGCGTCCTACGTCTATCTGCCGGCCACCTACGCCGAGCTGAACGGTGTCACCGACCGGGCGATCCTCGATCACGACGGCGACCCCCGGTTGCTGGCCCTGCTCGCGGTCGCCATCGGCATCGTGCTCGCGGCGCTGATCCAGCAGCTGACCGGCTACTTCACCGAGACCACCCGGCGCCCCGTCAGGGACATCGGCGACTCGGCCCTGACCGGCCCCGCCACCGTCGTGCTCGCGGGTATCGCCATCGGCCTCGAATCGGCCGTCTACACCGCCCTGCTGATCGGACTCGCGGTGTACGGGGCGTTCCTGCTCGGCGGTGCGTCGATCACGCTCGCGCTCTTCGCGGTGGCGCTGGCGGGCACGGGGCTGCTCACCACCGTCGGCGTCATCGTCGCCATGGACACCTTCGGCCCGGTCTCCGACAACGCCCAGGGCATCGCGGAGATGTCCGGCGATGTCACGGGCGCCGGCGCACAGGTGCTCACCGAACTCGACGCGGTCGGCAACACCACGAAGGCCATCACCAAGGGCATCGCCATCGCCACGGCCGTCCTCGCGGCGGCCGCGCTCTTCGGCTCGTACCGCGACGCCATCGCCACGGCGGTCGCGGACGCGGGCGCCAGGGCGGGCGAGCTGACGCTCAGTATGGACATCTCCCAGCCCAACAACCTGGTGGGGCTGATCCTCGGCTCCGCCGTCGTCTTCCTCTTCTCCGGACTGGCCATCAACGCGGTGTCGCGGTCGGCCGGTTCGGTGGTCTACGAGGTACGGCGGCAGTTCCGCGAGCACCCCGGCATCATGGACTACACGGAGAAGCCCGAATACGGCCGTGTCGTCGACATCTGTACCAAGGACGCGCTGCGCGAACTGGCCACCCCCGGGCTGCTCGCCGTCCTCACCCCCATCCTGGTGGGCTTCACCCTCGGCGTCGGGGCGCTCGGCTCGTTCCTGGCGGGGGCCATCGCCACCGGGACCCTGATGGCCGTTTTCCTCGCCAACTCCGGCGGCGCCTGGGACAACGCCAAGAAGCTGGTCGAGGACGGTCACCACGGCGGCAAGGGCAGCGACGCCCACGCCGCCACGGTCATCGGCGACACCGTCGGCGACCCCTTCAAGGACACGGCGGGCCCCGCCATCAACCCGCTGCTCAAGGTGATGAACCTGGTGGCCCTGCTCATCGCCCCGGCGATCGTCCATTTCAGTTACGGGACCACCGCCGGCGCGGGCGTCAGGGCGCTGGTGGCCGTTCTCGCACTCCTCGTCATCGTCGGGGCGGTGTACGCCTCCAAGCGGCGCCCGCTCGCGAGGGAGAGCGTGGACTAG